The Micrococcales bacterium DNA window TGGTACTCCCGGTCTGCAGCAATGACGAACGCGAACTACTGTCGGTTGTGGCTGCTCACCTATCCACCTTCGTGGGGAGAGACACAGACAAGTCCGTTGATATGGCAGTTGCCAAGCAGTGGTTTCTGTTGCCTACCACCGAGACGGCTTTTCTTGACGCTCCGCCAAAAATCGGGGACACGGCCAGCGAAGCCAAACGGCGCCATTGTCTATGGCCATTTGTTAGGGCCCCGGATATTGGAGACTGGGCCGAAGCCATGGTTGCGCTCACTGAGCGCCAAGCCTTTCCACGCCCTGCGGCGCCGCAGAAACAAGTCCGAATACGCCGATATCATCCTTGGGCGCGTCGACTTTATGGAAGAGGTCAGGAGTTCGAATCTCCTTTGCTCCAACCGGAACGCCGGAGGCGACTTCAGCCTTGGCCTAGGGCCGCAGCTGTCGCATCCCAATTCAGGCGCTGCTTGATATCTGCCATCTCACCTGAGGTAGCCGGCTTGACCAGCCTGTCACTGTTGTTCGAACCAGAGACGTCAAAGGTGTAGGTCAGCTGCAACCGCGTCAACCCTTCTTGGCTGGCAGCCAGCGAACAGGCCTCAAAGTCATGCTGGCATTGTTCGGCAATGGCTGACCAAGCCTCCAGGCCGGCCCCGTCATCAATCCGAGCCGTCACGTCAATTAGGGCAGACCGAGTTTTTTCCGGACCGGCCTGCTGGTCAAAAATGAAATTGCCCATTGAGTAGACAATCAGCTTGCCCTGATAGGCCTCGGTTGACTGGATCCAATGGGCGTGGTTGCCAATGACCATGTCGGCGCCGGCGTCGATCATGCCCCGGTACAGATTGGTTTTGATCTCGTCCGGTCCGGCCTGGTATTCGGCGCCGGAGTGAGGCCAAGCGATCGTTGGCAGCAGCTCAGAAAAGGCCGTGATCTCCGCCACTTCGTCAGCTGTTGGGGTTTTGAAAACACCGTCATAACCACAAAAGCCAAAGGGCAATGGGTATTCCCCGGTCGAACCATCGTCCAAGGTCCCGGTCACGGGCAAAACCACCACATCGCAGTTAGGGCCATTGGACGGATCAGGTGCCCCAAAGTATTGAATCGAGGCCGCGGCCAGGTTTTCTTGGGTAGTGGCAAAACCCTCCATGCCCTGGTTGTCGGTGTGGTTGTTGCCCAAATCGACCGCCGTGAACCACTTCGCCACGCTCGGCAGATAGGCCGGATCGCAGTTGAACTCCAAGGTCTGGTCCATCACGGCCGAGCTAATATCCAGGCCGCCCACCGCCGGGCACTCGAAGTTGGCCACCCAGGCGTTGTAGTTCTCCGGAACCCATTCGCCCAGGCGCTGGAACGGGTAGTCGTACTGCAAGTCACTGGCCATGGACCAGTCGTTGATGTAGCGGCCAAAGAAAATGTCCCCAAAGAACAGGTAGTGACCTATGGCTTCGACCACGGCCGGTAGCTCCGGCGTCGGTTCTGGCGTTGGGCTAGGCGAGGCAGCCTCGGCCACCGGGGCTGCTGGCAACCTGTGAGCGGCCGGTGGATCACCGCAACCGGCAATCAACAAAGGTGCGGCTACGGCGATGACGAGCAGAAATCGGCGTCTCATTTGGGACCTGCTATTCGTCCTGTCAACGTTCAAGGTTTTGAGGCAGTCTAGCGGACCCGAACCTGGCTGAACCCGAGCCCAAGCTCCCAGCTTAGCGGCCCGCGGCTGCGGCATCGGGCAAAGGCTTCCAGCGCTTCCAAGTGACAGATTGGGACCGGCTCGATAGGTTGGCTGGCATGAGCTTTGACCTGCCCGCAGCTGTGGTTGGGGCCCCTATGGCCGATGCCGGAAGGCTCGCCTTGCGCTGGGCCACTCGACTGCGCGGCTTGGCCAGAGCCAGGTCACAACCGCACCGGAGGAGCTATGATCGAACTACCTGAAGCTCAAACCCTGGCCGGCCAGCTTCGCGCCACGCTCACCGGACGCCGGGTTGAAGAAGTGGTAGCCGGTGCCTCGCCGCATAAGTTCGCCTTCTTCAACGGCGATCCTGCCGCATACGGCCCGGCCCTGATGGGACGAACCTTCACCGACGCACAGAGCTACGGCGGGATGGTCGAGCTAATGGCCGGGGAGATGTCCTTGGTCTTCCACGACGGCATCAATCTGCGCTGGCTCGCACCCAGCGAAGTGCTGCCCGCCAAACACCAGCTGCTGGTGGGCCTAGATGACGGCAGCACCCTGCTGGCTTCGGTTCAGATGTATGGCGGGCTGTGGCTGGCCCAGACCGGCCAGCTCGATTCGCCCTACTACCAACTGGCCCGCTCACGCCCCTGCCCGCTGACCGAGGCCTTCGACCGGACCTGGTTTGATGGCATTGTCGCCGAGGCCAAACCGACGCTGTCCGCCAAAGCCCTGCTGGCCACCGAACAGCGCATTCCAGGCCTGGGCAACGGCGTGCTCCAGGACATCTTGTTCCGCGCCCGGGTCCATCCCCGCACCAAGATCAACACCCTCAGCGCCGCCGAGCGCGGCCGGTTGTTCAACTCAGTCAAAACCACCTTGGCCGCCATGGCTGAGGCCGGCGGTCGCAACACCGAAAAGGACTTGTTTTCCAGCCCTGGCGGCTACCAGACGTTGCTTTCGGCCAAGACCTACCACGCCCCTTGCCCTAGCTGTGGCGGCGGTATTGTGCGCGCGGCCTACCTTGGCGGAAACGTCTACTTCTGCCCCACCTGCCAACCCCAGCCCTGAATTCACGAGTCCGAGGTATCGCATGAGTCCAGGTCAGACCCTCTTCCCGCGAATTTGAGGTATGGCATGACATTTCGCGGACCCCGACCCAGGCCAGGGCACTGGCTGATTGGAGCGACCTACCTGGGCACCGCGGCCTGTTGGACGTTTTCGACGCCAGTGTGGGACGTGAATTCCGGGGTTCTGGTCTCCCAACTGCTGGGGGCGCTGGCGCTGACCGGATTCGCCTGGGTGTTTTTCATCGCCACGCGCGCCCGGCCGCTCGACGCGCTGTTTGACGGCCTGGACAAGGCCTATCTAACCCACAAGTGGCTTGGAATTGGCTCCGTCGCGCTGGTGGTGGCGCACCTTATCACCATGCATGCCGCCGATGACCGCCCGGCGGACGGATATGGCCGGCAGCACCCCGAGGGACTTGGCGCACTCGGCCTGCCCAGCCTGGCTTTGTTCGTGGTTCTGGTCCTGGTGACCCTACTGGCCGGCCGGACAAGCTACGAGAATTGGAAGGCCACACACCTAATCTTGGTCTTGTCCTATGCGCTGGGATTGGCACACTACTCCAACACTTCTGCCTACGGGAACTTCAGCCTGTCGCCGTTTAGTCTTTGGCTGAACCTAGTCAACCTCTGCGGTGTCCTAGCGGCCACATACGTGCTTGTCTTCAACCGCAAGTTCGCCTTCAGGTACAAATACGAAGTGGCGGCCGTGCGGTCGGTAGCCGTTGGCACTGTGGAACTAACCGGCACGCCAAAGGGCCGTGCCATGAGCCACCGGCCGGGTCAGTTCGCCTTCATGAAGTTGTCCGGCAGGCGGATTCGATTCCCGTCCCACCCATTTACGATCAGTTCCTCGCCCAAGGCCCAGCAGATCCAGTTCACCATCAAGTCGCTGGGTGACCACACCGCCCACTTGGGCGACGCCATCGAGGTCGGTGACGAATTCGCCTTGTCAGGGCCGCACGGACGGTTCGACTACACCAAGGCAAGCCGGCGCCAGCTCTGGATCGCCGGTGGGATTGGAATCACTCCGTTCAGGAGCTTCCTCGCATCAGCTGTCCCGGCAGAGTTCTCGGTCGACCTGTTCTATGCCTACCACGGCCATGCCCAGGCCGCTTATCTTGATGAGCTGACGGCCATGGCGACGGGCAACCTCCGCCTGCATCTGGTCGACGACACCGTCGACGGCTTTCTCACCGCCGCCCAGATCGAGCAGCAGATTGACGGTGGGACGCCGGTCGATGTCTTTTTCTGTGGCCCCGAGCCGTTGCGCCGGGCCATCAAAAGCGGACTGAGGCGCAGCCAAATCGAAGTGCTGAGCTTCCACGCCGAAGCATTCCGCTTTGGCCGCTGAGCCAACACCTGTGCCAAACCTCGGTCTCGCCGCAGAAGGGTGAGTTTGCGAAACCTCGGTCTCGCTACAAAACGCGGGTCCACCTGCACCAACACCGCGAGACTGAGCTTTGGCATACGCCAGGCTCAGCCCCGCCGCGCTGGGTTGGGTTCTACTTCTGCTTCTTTTGCTGCTTTTGCTGACGGGCTTGGTCGGCCCCCTCGTGGCCGCGCTGGATGGCCTTGGCCATGACGCCTTCGATGCCACCGGCGCCGGCCTTGGCGCCACCACCCCCGGGAAGGCCCTGGAGTTGATGGGAATTGGCCCCCGGC harbors:
- a CDS encoding CapA family protein, which codes for MRRRFLLVIAVAAPLLIAGCGDPPAAHRLPAAPVAEAASPSPTPEPTPELPAVVEAIGHYLFFGDIFFGRYINDWSMASDLQYDYPFQRLGEWVPENYNAWVANFECPAVGGLDISSAVMDQTLEFNCDPAYLPSVAKWFTAVDLGNNHTDNQGMEGFATTQENLAAASIQYFGAPDPSNGPNCDVVVLPVTGTLDDGSTGEYPLPFGFCGYDGVFKTPTADEVAEITAFSELLPTIAWPHSGAEYQAGPDEIKTNLYRGMIDAGADMVIGNHAHWIQSTEAYQGKLIVYSMGNFIFDQQAGPEKTRSALIDVTARIDDGAGLEAWSAIAEQCQHDFEACSLAASQEGLTRLQLTYTFDVSGSNNSDRLVKPATSGEMADIKQRLNWDATAAALGQG
- a CDS encoding ferric reductase-like transmembrane domain-containing protein; translated protein: MWDVNSGVLVSQLLGALALTGFAWVFFIATRARPLDALFDGLDKAYLTHKWLGIGSVALVVAHLITMHAADDRPADGYGRQHPEGLGALGLPSLALFVVLVLVTLLAGRTSYENWKATHLILVLSYALGLAHYSNTSAYGNFSLSPFSLWLNLVNLCGVLAATYVLVFNRKFAFRYKYEVAAVRSVAVGTVELTGTPKGRAMSHRPGQFAFMKLSGRRIRFPSHPFTISSSPKAQQIQFTIKSLGDHTAHLGDAIEVGDEFALSGPHGRFDYTKASRRQLWIAGGIGITPFRSFLASAVPAEFSVDLFYAYHGHAQAAYLDELTAMATGNLRLHLVDDTVDGFLTAAQIEQQIDGGTPVDVFFCGPEPLRRAIKSGLRRSQIEVLSFHAEAFRFGR